A section of the Chryseobacterium scophthalmum genome encodes:
- a CDS encoding murein L,D-transpeptidase catalytic domain-containing protein: MKIFHLIFLGIIFSSCQYESKKVTDNTVSENEKTSEIIKPELDLIKTKKKAEEALAFCKSKKMNTDFCILIDMSLHSGLSRFIIWDFKEQKISNKYLVGHGCGSNSWSSDESKDNPKFSNEDGSHLSALGKYQLGERGRSDWGIHVKYLMHGLEKTNNNALKRFIVFHSWELMSDKEIYPKGSPEGWGCPTISNNAMKELDPIIQNSEKPLLMWIYNE, encoded by the coding sequence GTGAAAATTTTCCATTTAATTTTCTTAGGTATCATTTTTTCGTCATGTCAATATGAATCGAAAAAGGTCACTGACAACACTGTTTCTGAAAATGAAAAGACCAGTGAAATTATAAAACCTGAATTAGATTTAATCAAAACAAAAAAGAAAGCAGAAGAAGCTCTCGCATTTTGCAAAAGCAAAAAAATGAATACTGACTTCTGTATTTTAATTGATATGAGTCTGCACTCCGGATTGAGCCGTTTTATAATCTGGGATTTTAAGGAACAAAAAATTTCAAATAAATATTTGGTAGGTCATGGCTGTGGAAGCAATAGTTGGAGTAGCGATGAATCAAAAGACAATCCAAAATTCAGTAACGAAGACGGAAGTCATCTTTCGGCGTTGGGGAAATATCAATTGGGAGAAAGAGGAAGAAGTGACTGGGGAATTCATGTAAAATATTTGATGCACGGTTTAGAAAAAACAAATAACAATGCGCTGAAAAGATTCATTGTTTTTCATTCCTGGGAATTGATGAGCGATAAAGAAATTTATCCAAAAGGTTCACCAGAAGGATGGGGTTGTCCCACGATTTCCAATAATGCGATGAAAGAATTAGATCCGATTATTCAAAACTCTGAAAAACCTTTACTGATGTGGATTTATAATGAATAA
- a CDS encoding TIGR02117 family protein translates to MNVKIILIYFLKTLGFILGIVVLYAILGYLLPFIEVSAKDDGEQKEIPIYIYTNGVHTDIVMPIKNELHDWSAKIPFANTTSKKSDYNYVGIGWGDKGFYLDTPTWADLKFSTAVKAAFWMSESAMHTSFYQTMTEASDCKKIMISKKQYLELVKFIEAKFDRDANGNYILIPTKAVYSDNDAFYDAKGSYSFLNTCNTWANDALKAAGQKAAWWTPTDYGIFLHYK, encoded by the coding sequence ATGAATGTGAAAATTATACTGATCTATTTCCTGAAAACTCTCGGTTTCATTCTCGGAATCGTCGTTCTGTACGCAATTCTTGGTTATTTGCTTCCTTTTATCGAAGTTTCGGCAAAAGATGATGGCGAGCAAAAAGAAATTCCGATTTACATTTATACCAACGGTGTTCATACAGATATTGTAATGCCTATAAAAAATGAATTGCATGATTGGAGCGCAAAAATTCCGTTTGCAAATACAACCTCGAAAAAATCAGATTACAATTATGTAGGAATCGGGTGGGGCGACAAAGGTTTTTATCTGGATACACCAACCTGGGCAGACCTGAAATTTTCTACAGCCGTAAAAGCTGCATTTTGGATGAGCGAATCTGCAATGCATACTTCGTTTTACCAGACGATGACCGAAGCTTCTGATTGTAAAAAAATAATGATCAGTAAAAAACAGTATTTAGAATTAGTAAAATTTATCGAAGCCAAATTTGACAGAGATGCAAACGGAAATTATATATTAATTCCTACAAAAGCTGTTTACAGTGATAATGATGCGTTTTATGATGCGAAAGGAAGTTATAGCTTCCTAAACACCTGCAACACTTGGGCAAATGATGCATTAAAAGCTGCGGGACAAAAAGCAGCGTGGTGGACTCCCACAGATTATGGTATTTTCTTACATTATAAATAA
- the queG gene encoding tRNA epoxyqueuosine(34) reductase QueG, whose translation MNSTAEKYSQLIKSKAKSFGFQNCGISKADFLEEDALHLEKWLKNNFHGEMKYMENHFDKRLDPRLLVEGSKSVISLSYNYFPEEKISALENFKISKYAYAEDYHEVVKEILRDMVFELQEEIGEFSFRVFVDSAPVLERSWAKKSGIGWVGKNANLITKQSGSFYFLAEIICDLDLIPDHETTDHCGSCRKCIDACPTDAIVSEKIVDGSKCISYATIELKTEIPDYFKDKMEDWMFGCDICQDVCPWNRFSAPNLQAKFKPNEALKNFKKGEWKELTQEIFSEIFRKSPVKRTKFAGLKRNIEFLNQSSKEL comes from the coding sequence ATGAATTCAACTGCTGAAAAATATTCTCAATTAATAAAATCTAAAGCTAAAAGTTTTGGGTTTCAGAATTGTGGAATTTCAAAGGCAGATTTCCTAGAAGAAGATGCACTGCATTTGGAAAAATGGCTCAAAAATAACTTCCATGGCGAAATGAAATACATGGAAAATCATTTCGACAAAAGATTAGATCCGAGATTGTTGGTGGAAGGTTCAAAATCGGTGATTTCGCTTTCTTATAACTACTTTCCTGAAGAGAAAATTTCTGCATTAGAGAATTTTAAAATTTCAAAATATGCATATGCAGAAGATTATCACGAAGTGGTAAAGGAAATTCTGCGTGATATGGTTTTTGAACTGCAAGAGGAAATCGGAGAATTTAGTTTCCGTGTTTTCGTAGATTCAGCTCCGGTTTTGGAAAGAAGTTGGGCAAAAAAATCAGGAATCGGCTGGGTTGGAAAAAATGCCAATTTAATCACCAAACAAAGCGGTTCGTTTTATTTTTTAGCTGAAATTATTTGTGATTTAGATTTAATTCCGGATCATGAAACAACCGATCATTGTGGAAGCTGCAGGAAATGTATTGACGCTTGTCCGACAGATGCGATTGTTTCGGAGAAAATTGTTGATGGAAGTAAGTGTATTTCATATGCAACCATCGAATTAAAAACTGAAATTCCAGATTACTTTAAAGATAAAATGGAAGACTGGATGTTTGGTTGCGACATTTGTCAGGATGTTTGTCCGTGGAATCGTTTTTCGGCGCCGAATCTTCAGGCTAAATTTAAGCCTAATGAAGCTTTAAAAAATTTCAAAAAAGGAGAATGGAAAGAATTAACTCAGGAAATATTCTCTGAAATATTCCGGAAATCCCCTGTAAAGCGTACAAAATTTGCCGGTTTAAAAAGAAATATTGAGTTTTTGAATCAGTCTTCAAAAGAATTATAG
- a CDS encoding rhodanese-like domain-containing protein produces the protein MSLTDVLQSGNYALIDVREPMELEMDGNIEGATNIPLGEVEDRKEEILSIEKPVVLFCRSGNRSGKALEYLNSQGLKDGYNGGGWADLKASL, from the coding sequence ATGTCATTAACAGATGTATTACAATCAGGAAATTATGCATTAATCGACGTTCGTGAGCCAATGGAGCTTGAAATGGACGGAAATATAGAAGGAGCAACCAATATTCCCTTGGGAGAAGTTGAAGACAGAAAAGAAGAAATCTTATCTATCGAAAAGCCAGTAGTTTTGTTCTGCAGAAGCGGAAACAGAAGCGGAAAAGCTTTAGAATATCTTAATTCTCAAGGTTTAAAAGACGGCTATAACGGCGGAGGCTGGGCTGATTTGAAAGCAAGTTTATAA
- a CDS encoding alpha/beta fold hydrolase, which yields MIEEVIDVKGKNLFIKFNNSFENKPTIIFLHDSLGSVQLWRDFPEKLAEATQCNVLVYDRLGYGKSFPMTTHERENNYMEQEADVLNDLLSELNINDSILFGHSDGGTIALIAASKYPEKVKAVICEAGHIFVEDITVKGVEEALNAYNTTNLPQRLEKYHGDKVEMIVKAWTEIWLNDKFRSWNIEYLLKNIISPLLFIQGENDEYGTLNQVEKTVSQVKGTADKFIIPNVGHTPHKESPEIVLNKSIEFINSVMN from the coding sequence ATGATTGAAGAGGTAATTGATGTAAAGGGGAAAAACTTATTTATAAAATTTAATAATTCATTCGAAAATAAACCCACCATCATTTTTTTACATGACTCTTTAGGTTCAGTTCAGCTTTGGAGGGATTTTCCTGAAAAATTAGCAGAAGCGACCCAATGTAATGTTTTAGTATATGATCGTTTAGGATATGGAAAATCTTTTCCGATGACTACCCATGAAAGGGAAAATAATTACATGGAACAGGAAGCAGATGTATTGAATGATTTGCTTTCTGAATTGAATATTAATGATTCCATTCTTTTCGGGCACAGCGATGGTGGAACAATTGCTCTAATTGCCGCATCAAAATATCCTGAAAAAGTAAAAGCTGTAATCTGTGAAGCCGGACATATATTTGTTGAAGATATAACGGTAAAAGGAGTGGAAGAAGCATTAAATGCTTACAACACCACAAACCTACCTCAACGTCTGGAAAAATATCATGGTGACAAAGTAGAAATGATTGTGAAAGCATGGACTGAAATTTGGCTTAACGACAAGTTCAGAAGCTGGAATATTGAGTATTTATTGAAAAATATAATAAGTCCGCTATTATTTATTCAGGGAGAAAATGATGAATATGGAACTCTAAACCAAGTTGAAAAAACAGTTTCGCAGGTTAAAGGAACTGCCGATAAATTTATTATTCCTAATGTCGGACATACGCCACACAAAGAATCTCCGGAAATAGTTTTAAATAAATCAATTGAATTTATAAATTCTGTAATGAATTAA
- a CDS encoding NAD(P)H-dependent flavin oxidoreductase, giving the protein MSNFIDFNSAKKLHEMNENKNRVTELFNIQYPIIQAGMIWHSGWRLASAVSNCGGLGLIGSASMYPDILRENIQKCKKATDKPFGVNVALLYPNLEEIINIILEEGVKIVFTSAGSPKTYTETLQKEGLKVAHVVSSTKFAVKCEEAGVDAIVAEGFEAGGHNGRDETTTFCLIPNVKKHISKPLIAAGGIALGSQMKAAMILGADGVQIGSRFAATREASAHENWKKKITELNEGDTLLTLKELAPVRMVKNKFFNELEEIYNVGRNAEALVASLGRARAKKGMFEGDMEEGELEIGQVSALIDEVLPVETVFANLLKEFNETKNPSL; this is encoded by the coding sequence ATGAGTAATTTTATAGATTTCAACTCCGCTAAAAAGCTTCATGAAATGAACGAAAATAAAAACAGAGTCACAGAACTTTTCAACATTCAATATCCCATAATTCAGGCCGGTATGATTTGGCATTCAGGTTGGAGGCTGGCTTCGGCGGTTTCAAACTGTGGCGGATTGGGCTTAATTGGTTCAGCAAGTATGTATCCCGATATTTTACGCGAAAATATTCAGAAATGCAAGAAAGCTACCGATAAACCTTTTGGTGTAAATGTCGCTTTGCTTTATCCTAATTTAGAAGAAATCATCAACATTATTCTGGAAGAAGGCGTGAAAATAGTTTTCACTTCAGCGGGAAGTCCTAAAACATATACCGAAACTCTTCAAAAGGAAGGTTTAAAAGTTGCTCACGTAGTTTCCTCAACTAAGTTTGCGGTTAAATGTGAAGAAGCGGGAGTCGATGCGATTGTTGCAGAAGGCTTTGAAGCAGGAGGTCACAACGGAAGAGATGAAACAACGACTTTTTGTTTAATCCCAAATGTGAAAAAACATATTTCTAAACCATTAATTGCAGCAGGTGGAATTGCTTTGGGTTCTCAAATGAAAGCTGCCATGATTTTAGGAGCAGACGGAGTTCAGATCGGAAGCCGTTTTGCAGCAACACGAGAAGCAAGTGCTCATGAAAACTGGAAAAAGAAAATTACGGAACTGAATGAAGGTGATACGCTTCTTACGTTAAAAGAATTGGCACCTGTAAGAATGGTTAAAAACAAATTCTTTAATGAGCTGGAAGAAATATACAATGTAGGACGAAATGCAGAAGCTTTGGTCGCTTCTTTAGGCAGAGCAAGGGCTAAAAAAGGAATGTTTGAAGGTGATATGGAAGAAGGCGAATTGGAAATTGGTCAGGTTTCAGCTTTAATTGATGAAGTTCTTCCTGTGGAAACGGTTTTTGCCAACCTTTTAAAAGAATTTAATGAAACAAAAAATCCTAGTTTATAA
- a CDS encoding peptidylprolyl isomerase has protein sequence MINKLKITFLLGVFTMLFSGNINAQLKKGQLVDGIAAVIGDEIVLESDVEEQMNYGKQQGASTTDRCEFLENLINNKLLVYEAKRDTLIDNRSAAIKDQANAKYNQLLSQFPDEKSMLAAYKFRNQFEMKNAIEKIDTDQYYGQAKYGRITEKADVTPNEVTDFFNLYKSQLPEIKDEVSLSQIMMYPKLTEAHKEELINKLKKIKADIVGGESFESQARIYSEDQGTAPNGGLMKNIFKGQMVKPFEAAALNLQEGEISDPIESEFGYHVIQLVKKSGKAYDARHILLMATPTEAEITTAKQKLDSIRGLILAEKISFKDATFKFSDDKRTKFNAGVITGGDGSSKIERESVPGVISYELAGLNKSDITTAFDDEDERKRKVVKIIKVEDVIPSHQITLETDYDRIKQMALNKKKSEMIEKFVNSKLPTTFISIDGRYDNCDFKGNWKKESLKK, from the coding sequence ATGATAAATAAACTAAAAATCACTTTCCTTTTGGGAGTTTTCACGATGTTGTTCTCAGGAAACATCAACGCTCAACTAAAGAAAGGACAGTTGGTAGACGGTATTGCGGCAGTAATTGGTGATGAGATCGTTTTGGAATCTGATGTTGAAGAGCAGATGAATTACGGAAAACAACAGGGTGCCTCAACAACCGACAGATGTGAGTTTTTGGAAAACTTAATCAATAATAAACTTCTGGTTTACGAAGCAAAAAGAGATACTTTGATTGATAACCGTTCTGCGGCAATTAAAGATCAGGCAAATGCAAAGTACAACCAATTGCTTTCTCAATTTCCAGATGAAAAGTCGATGTTGGCTGCTTATAAGTTCAGAAACCAATTTGAGATGAAAAATGCCATTGAAAAAATTGATACCGATCAATATTACGGGCAGGCAAAATATGGAAGAATTACAGAAAAAGCCGATGTTACTCCAAATGAAGTAACCGATTTTTTCAATTTGTATAAATCTCAGCTTCCCGAAATAAAAGATGAGGTTTCTCTTTCTCAGATTATGATGTATCCTAAATTGACGGAAGCTCATAAAGAGGAATTGATTAATAAACTTAAAAAAATCAAAGCTGATATTGTAGGTGGAGAAAGTTTTGAGAGTCAGGCAAGAATTTATTCTGAAGATCAGGGAACAGCTCCAAATGGAGGTTTGATGAAAAATATCTTTAAAGGACAAATGGTAAAGCCTTTCGAAGCTGCAGCATTAAACCTACAGGAAGGTGAAATTTCAGATCCTATTGAATCTGAGTTTGGATATCATGTTATTCAGTTGGTGAAAAAATCTGGTAAAGCTTATGACGCAAGACATATTCTTTTAATGGCAACTCCTACAGAGGCTGAAATTACTACAGCAAAACAAAAACTTGACAGTATTAGAGGTTTAATCTTGGCTGAGAAAATAAGCTTTAAAGATGCTACATTTAAATTTTCAGATGATAAAAGAACGAAATTCAATGCTGGAGTTATTACCGGAGGAGATGGTTCTAGTAAAATCGAAAGAGAAAGTGTTCCGGGAGTAATCAGCTATGAACTTGCCGGTCTTAACAAAAGTGATATTACCACTGCTTTTGATGATGAAGACGAAAGAAAAAGAAAAGTGGTAAAGATTATTAAAGTGGAAGATGTTATTCCTTCACACCAGATTACTCTTGAAACAGATTACGACAGAATCAAGCAGATGGCTCTTAATAAGAAAAAAAGTGAAATGATCGAGAAGTTTGTCAATTCAAAACTTCCAACCACATTTATTTCTATAGACGGGCGATATGATAATTGTGATTTTAAAGGGAACTGGAAAAAAGAATCTCTTAAAAAATAA
- a CDS encoding PfkB family carbohydrate kinase has product MKLLVVGSVAFDAIETPFGKTDKILGGAATYIGITSSILGVKSGIVSVVGGDFPQEYLDKFTNRDVNIEGIEIVKEGKTFFWAGKYHNDLNTRDTLATEVNVLENFDPKIPDSMQDAEILLLGNLHPGVQLSVLEKMNQRPKLVILDTMNFWMDSAMDILKDMIAKTDVISINDEEARQLSGEYSLVKAAKKIHTMGPEYVIIKKGEHGALLFHDNKVFAIPALPLEEVFDPTGAGDTFAGGFAAYLAKKGKFDFETMKSALIVGSAMASFTVEKFGTERIEEVNEADISKRLEQFKELTTFNVELQ; this is encoded by the coding sequence ATGAAACTTTTAGTCGTAGGAAGCGTGGCATTTGATGCAATTGAGACGCCGTTTGGGAAAACAGATAAAATTTTAGGTGGAGCAGCTACTTATATCGGGATTACATCTTCTATTTTGGGAGTGAAATCTGGAATTGTATCTGTAGTTGGAGGAGATTTCCCACAAGAATACCTTGATAAATTTACAAATAGAGACGTAAATATTGAAGGAATTGAAATTGTAAAAGAAGGGAAAACGTTTTTCTGGGCAGGAAAATATCATAATGATTTAAATACAAGAGACACTTTAGCGACTGAAGTAAATGTATTGGAAAACTTTGATCCAAAAATTCCTGATTCGATGCAGGATGCAGAAATTTTGTTATTAGGAAACCTTCATCCTGGAGTTCAGCTTTCAGTTCTTGAAAAAATGAATCAGCGTCCTAAATTGGTTATTTTAGATACAATGAATTTCTGGATGGATTCAGCAATGGATATTTTGAAAGATATGATTGCTAAAACTGACGTAATCAGCATCAACGATGAAGAAGCAAGACAGCTTTCAGGAGAATACTCTTTAGTAAAAGCAGCTAAAAAGATCCATACAATGGGACCTGAGTATGTAATTATCAAAAAAGGAGAGCACGGTGCTTTGCTTTTCCACGATAATAAAGTATTCGCAATTCCTGCGCTTCCTTTAGAAGAAGTTTTCGATCCGACTGGAGCGGGTGATACTTTCGCAGGTGGTTTTGCAGCGTATCTTGCTAAAAAAGGTAAATTCGATTTCGAAACAATGAAGTCTGCATTAATTGTAGGTTCTGCAATGGCATCTTTCACGGTAGAAAAATTCGGAACTGAAAGAATTGAGGAGGTAAACGAAGCTGATATTTCTAAGAGATTGGAGCAATTTAAAGAATTGACAACTTTTAATGTCGAATTGCAGTAA
- the gldD gene encoding gliding motility lipoprotein GldD: MIKKVIFIFVSMLIISCGKESTPKPYGELRLEYPAPKYHKFEPNCLYSFEVSDYAKIYDAKKPCWYYLNYPKMKAKIFLTYYPINNDFAQQIMETEKMVYKHTVKASSIDTKSFEYPEKKVYGNFYELKGQAASNLQFYATDSTKHFVTGYLYFNSRPKPDSLAPAIDYIKKDMMHLLDTFEWKK, from the coding sequence ATGATTAAAAAAGTCATTTTTATTTTTGTTTCGATGCTGATTATTTCGTGCGGAAAAGAGAGTACTCCAAAACCTTACGGCGAGTTGAGATTAGAATATCCTGCACCAAAATATCATAAATTTGAGCCTAATTGTCTGTATTCTTTTGAAGTTTCAGATTATGCCAAAATTTATGATGCAAAGAAACCTTGTTGGTATTATCTGAACTATCCTAAAATGAAGGCGAAGATTTTCCTGACGTATTATCCAATTAATAACGATTTTGCTCAACAGATTATGGAAACCGAAAAAATGGTTTACAAACATACTGTGAAAGCAAGTTCTATCGATACAAAATCTTTTGAATATCCTGAGAAAAAAGTCTACGGAAATTTTTATGAGCTGAAAGGGCAGGCTGCATCTAATCTGCAGTTTTATGCAACCGACAGTACAAAACATTTCGTGACGGGATATTTATACTTCAATTCTAGGCCAAAACCAGATTCTTTAGCTCCTGCAATCGATTATATCAAAAAAGATATGATGCATTTGCTGGATACTTTCGAATGGAAAAAATAA
- the mutY gene encoding A/G-specific adenine glycosylase, which yields MEKNKKNSDFLHIGNKLLKWYDKNARDLPFRKTKDPYKIWICEIVFQQTRIAQGLNHYNNFIERFPDVKTLAESPEDEVLLYWKGLGYYSRAINIHKASQQIINDYSGIFPSDYEEILKLKGIGKYTAAAVSSICFGGKMPAVDGNFYRVLSRIFADYFDISNSRAFNYFSELSALIMPENVGDFNQAMMDLGSEICKPKNPLCGECPVNDDCLAFSLNKISDFPVKTKKVKAQDLQLQYYFVHRNRKFLIQQRKDDFIWKKLFEFPLMISDDLKPFIKSVKTVNHKLTHKNLSIEIFNVEVDSETAWESFIAENNYIVTDVEGSHERSFPKPLENYIQHYDVAYKIL from the coding sequence TTGGAAAAGAATAAAAAGAACTCAGACTTTCTTCACATCGGGAACAAGCTGTTGAAGTGGTATGACAAAAATGCGAGAGATTTACCGTTCAGAAAAACCAAAGATCCATATAAAATCTGGATTTGTGAGATTGTTTTTCAGCAAACCAGAATTGCTCAGGGTTTAAATCATTACAATAATTTTATCGAAAGATTTCCCGACGTGAAAACTTTGGCAGAATCTCCTGAAGATGAGGTTTTATTATATTGGAAAGGTTTGGGATATTATTCTCGTGCCATCAATATTCATAAAGCGTCGCAACAAATTATTAACGATTACAGCGGAATTTTCCCTTCCGATTATGAAGAAATTTTAAAACTAAAAGGAATTGGAAAATATACTGCTGCAGCCGTTTCCAGTATTTGTTTTGGTGGAAAAATGCCTGCAGTTGACGGGAATTTCTACCGAGTTTTAAGCCGAATTTTTGCCGATTATTTTGATATTTCAAATTCGAGAGCTTTCAATTATTTTTCAGAATTATCAGCTTTGATTATGCCTGAAAATGTAGGCGATTTTAATCAGGCAATGATGGATTTGGGTTCGGAAATCTGCAAACCAAAAAATCCTTTGTGTGGAGAATGTCCTGTAAATGATGATTGTCTTGCTTTTTCGTTAAATAAAATCTCGGATTTTCCTGTTAAAACCAAAAAAGTAAAAGCGCAGGATTTACAATTACAATATTATTTTGTTCACCGAAACAGAAAATTTTTAATTCAGCAAAGAAAAGACGACTTTATCTGGAAGAAATTATTTGAATTTCCACTGATGATTTCAGATGATTTAAAACCATTTATTAAAAGTGTAAAAACCGTCAACCATAAACTTACCCACAAAAATTTAAGCATAGAAATTTTTAATGTTGAAGTTGATTCTGAAACAGCTTGGGAAAGTTTTATTGCTGAAAACAATTACATTGTAACCGATGTTGAAGGTTCTCACGAAAGATCATTTCCAAAACCTTTGGAAAATTATATTCAACATTACGATGTAGCGTATAAAATTCTTTAA
- a CDS encoding DUF5458 family protein, with product MDSKLQAAEGQQHNQQQQAGRPKGNPLEELNKIGGFGFIESVVDGIANMNPTRKARKEIFLNDGNKNDERKELLQKINLWVELLNSNDSAEKMADICKNKAQAADQNLKLNLKNSLDAVRQLETSYRTVAQFYKNTELDKVDNVSIVNATLEQVSDLDNPLFIDAISDEFKNYYDRLDLRDNYSILAIPGYLGSNKVIEKWAKICNENKVMMVTDFANLDKPDDVVDLFHSANLTGGELHRSNVIMTCNWLVGRGRAEEVGEEENVELPPSTSLAGKIHKTLMSQVAAGKKHGNINEVDAVKFELKKSEISQLEKMGLVPMVNEYGKIMAFSAKTLFTGDNIGLQTYSVVRVFDYVTKVLLDFLNRRAFENWNAKNEDDLRKQIVSFLDGIKGADKLIEKFKIVRFEQDKVNKDRVWLDIRLTPYFPTKSFVIKLDGHKGDDGNEWDAEYIQD from the coding sequence ATGGATAGTAAATTACAGGCTGCAGAAGGCCAACAGCATAATCAACAGCAGCAGGCTGGAAGACCGAAAGGAAATCCGCTTGAAGAATTAAATAAAATCGGAGGTTTTGGCTTTATAGAATCTGTCGTAGACGGAATTGCCAATATGAACCCAACCAGAAAAGCAAGAAAAGAAATTTTCCTGAATGATGGTAATAAAAACGATGAAAGAAAAGAGCTTCTACAGAAAATTAATCTGTGGGTAGAGCTTTTAAACAGCAACGATTCCGCTGAAAAAATGGCAGATATCTGCAAAAATAAAGCACAAGCAGCAGATCAGAATTTAAAATTAAATCTTAAAAATTCTCTCGACGCTGTTCGTCAGCTGGAAACTTCATACAGAACAGTTGCTCAGTTTTATAAAAATACAGAATTAGACAAAGTAGATAATGTAAGCATTGTAAATGCAACGCTAGAGCAGGTTTCAGATTTAGATAACCCGTTATTTATTGATGCTATTTCTGATGAGTTTAAAAACTATTACGACCGTTTAGATTTAAGAGATAACTATTCTATTTTGGCAATTCCGGGATATTTAGGATCTAATAAAGTGATTGAAAAATGGGCGAAAATCTGTAACGAAAACAAAGTAATGATGGTTACCGATTTTGCCAATCTTGATAAGCCAGATGATGTGGTAGATTTATTCCACTCTGCAAACCTTACAGGCGGTGAACTGCACAGAAGTAATGTCATTATGACTTGTAACTGGTTAGTTGGTCGTGGCAGAGCAGAAGAAGTAGGTGAAGAAGAAAATGTGGAACTTCCTCCTTCAACTTCATTGGCAGGAAAAATTCACAAAACATTAATGTCACAAGTTGCTGCTGGTAAAAAACACGGTAATATTAACGAAGTAGACGCTGTGAAATTTGAATTGAAGAAAAGTGAAATTTCTCAGCTAGAAAAAATGGGGCTTGTTCCTATGGTCAACGAGTACGGGAAAATCATGGCATTCTCTGCAAAAACATTGTTTACAGGGGATAACATTGGTCTTCAGACGTATTCTGTAGTTCGTGTATTCGATTATGTAACTAAAGTTTTACTGGATTTCTTAAACAGAAGAGCCTTCGAAAACTGGAATGCAAAAAACGAAGACGATTTGAGAAAGCAGATTGTAAGTTTCTTAGACGGTATCAAAGGAGCTGATAAATTAATCGAAAAGTTCAAAATTGTTCGTTTCGAACAGGATAAAGTGAATAAAGACAGAGTTTGGCTAGATATCAGACTGACTCCTTATTTCCCGACAAAAAGTTTTGTGATCAAACTTGACGGTCACAAAGGTGATGACGGTAACGAGTGGGATGCAGAATATATCCAGGATTAA